One Equus asinus isolate D_3611 breed Donkey chromosome 30, EquAss-T2T_v2, whole genome shotgun sequence genomic window, ggatcccaggcgcagccctacgcaccatttatcaagccacactgtagcaggcatcccacataaaatagaggaagatgggtacagatgttagctcaggaccaatcttcctcagcaaaaagaggaggattgggggcagacgttagctcaaggctaatcttcctcaaaaaaaaaaaaaagaataaaccaatACCAATTAAGCTATGTGATATACACGCAAATTCAGAGATAGTAAAACGTGATAAACATGTATCTCAGAATTGATGAAACAGGAAACCAAGGACACCCCCTAGTGGCAAATTAATATAAACTCtagagctgaaaaaaaaaaaaaaaggaaggctcTCTCTCCGGGTAAGGGCAAGCTTCAGCATCACCTGTACTTCTGATTATTAAACAAGCCTTTCCACTAAGCAGCCGACGGGAAAaagcacattttcattttaatgacttATTGTGGAGATTAAACTGATTTGGCTCTAGACATCGACCCCAAAATTCTACTTACGGTGCTTCCTGACTGGCTTCTCCCCAGCTCGGCCATGGGAAcgttctccctctctcctcccagggaAACCTGGGCAGCTCTTCCCTCATCAGTCCTTTCTTTTGTCTCTTCCTCCTTATTCAGTCCAGCCCCAACTGCTTCCTTTCCGACGGCTCCTTTACTCcctgcctccttttcctcctgggtTTCCTCTGTTTCTGCAGCCATCTTCCTTTCCACGTCCTCCTTTGCAGATGTCTCCCCCAGCTCAGGACAGGTGTCTTCTGAAACACCGTTCCCAGAGTCACTCGCCAGGGTCCGTGCTTTTTCTGGCAAGGTAGAGTCTGTACTCAATACTCTTGCCCCCTGAGAACTACTTGGAAATTCGGCTGCCATCTCAGCACCATCACTGCCATTTTTTGGAATATGGCAGCTCGTTCCTGAAGTCCCAGGTGCTTCTTCACTGTCATCATCTGAGCTCTCAGAGCTGGACCCCTCCACAGTCTCTAGTCCTTCCATGCCCAACCTGTCGGAAGCCACAGAAAGGTTAACACCATTATACCTTccactcaaaataaaaaaagagttagTTTGTCCAGGGAACAGACCGTCTAACTAAAAGCATCTGCTAGCTTGAGATGGAGAGTAGATAAGtttcagaaaaagatattccagaggtataaagagaagggaaaaaaaaattcaatgagactAGAACCAGCCATCCCAAAGATCCAAGAAGATCTCTCTTTTAAACTTGTGCATCTCTTAAAACAAAACTCACTTTGCTTAAAGCTGTTTTCCTTTGTTGTATGAACTTTGTTggaaattagataaaataataaagttaaaagaaaatcctatattttattcataattgcccaaaggaaactacccaaatgtctatcaactggagaatggataaataaattgtggcacaGCCTTACCATCAATAATACTTGGtgataaaaaggaaggaactacTGACGCATATAACACCGTCGAGACATTTCAaaagcactatgctaagtgaaacgaGCCTCTATAAAAGGCTccacgacattctggaaaagacaaaaccataGGAACAAACAGCGCACCAGTGATCAGTGGTTGACAGGGGTGGAAGAGGGGAAGGGATTAACTGCAAAGAGGCACATGGGAAGTTTTTAGGgagataaaaatattctatatcttgacttTGGTGGTAGTTACATgactatatttttcaaaactcacagaactgttCAATCAAAAAGGGTGAATTGTACTGTatacaaattatacctcaataaatctgacTTAAAAAGAACCATACAATACTGCTACCTTTTCTCTCAGGAACAGTTAATtcttatttcagaaagaaaacaaaacattctaCGCTGGACTGACAGTGACATGAACTTTGGTTAGTAACGATCTTTCTGTCCTCAAAGGGGAGTCGAACAAGGAAGCGAGATCCACTTGGACTTATCATTTTCTAGAACTTGGCCCAAGGGAACTGGGCTGGTCCCCAGAGGCCAGCTGGGAAGAGTGGGAGAGCTCTgagaagaatggagaagaaaaaatattgtgtGCTTTTCACCCACAAGTGCAAAAGTGTGAAGAGAGGTCTGGCAAAGTGACCGGAGACCTCAGCGAGGACTGTGAGAAACCAGAGAGAACACAGAACACCTGGAAAGTACAGCCATGGCTTCCACACGGAATTTTTGAAAGTTAACTCTCAAGAACAAACACTAATTCAGGCCCAAAGCTGTTTTTATGTGGTGTTTCACTGTAGATTCTATTAATGGCACTCAGAGCAGAAACCTTTACTAGTGTGTACAATGTGACTATCACTGAATCTGATGACTGAAGCTCTCTGGGAAATCTGGGTACCCATCAAACGTTACCTAGGAAGGTGTTTACCCAGACAGACAGGAAGGAAACATAACACCTCAGTCCTCACAGATGGatttggaatgaaaatgaaacatactCACCAGAAGCATTTCTTTTTCCCGGCCCTGGCTCCTCCGTCTGCTCCTGATGTGTTAGGCCGTTTCCGACTATCCCCAATTTCTGCCGATACCATCTTGCTGGAGGCGGCCTGCATACCTAACCAGAAATGTGAACAACTGGGTTTCAACCATCAGGACCAAGTGTAATTATGGGCTTGTTATTTGCATACATTTGTCTTTCCTGTTACATGATAACCTTTTTGATAGAAAAGATTCCTTCTTATTCACTTGAACCTAAATAGCCCTAGCATAATGCTTTGGATGCTAAAAAAATACACTGATGACATTCTCAttaaaaaccattttttaaaaatgacctgaAACTAGAAGCAAATATGCTAATAGCTAGACAGCTCCTGAAGACTTAGCTTATCCCATGAAGCTCAAACAGTGTTCTCACCTGGGGCCCACGGGCCCACAAAAGTCAGGAGTCAAGTATGTCAAATGTTGCATACGcatgtgttcttttgttttctggggtgTGAGATACACTGTCTTCATTATTGAGGGGGGAGGTTCCACAGCTTTCACCAGATTCTCAGGGGGCAGTAACCCAAAAAGCTTTAAGAACTGCTCTTTGCACACAGTGTGGAACAGTCCGGAACAGCTGGCTGCAGGGGTGCCTGCTGCCCACGCTAAGGAGCCCTCATTCTCACCTTTGAGGACAGAATCCTCCAGGCGTTCGGCCATCTCGTGGCACTGCTGCTGGTAgtcagggctgctgaagcagtgccGGGGCTCTGTGAGCTTCCGCTGCAGCCGCTCCAGGCGCCTCTGCTCCTTTTCAGCCTCCCGCTCGGCTTGCTGTTTGACCCAttcagccattctggggaagggagagacacACACGCAAGTGAACGGCTGTATCACACATACGCTTTTAGAACTGTAAAAAGCCCCgctaggagctggcctggtggcacagtggttaagttcgcacgctctgcttcagtggcccggggttcccaggttcagatcccaggcacagacctagcactgcttgtcaggccaagctgtggtggcatcccacataaagtaaaggaagattggcacagatcttagcccagtgacaatattcctcaagcaaaaagaggaagattaagaacatatgttagctcagggccaagcttcctcacacagacacagagacacaaaaaaccCTCCCAAATAATGCTCTCCTGTTCACATTGTGATATTCCCTCAGAAAGATGTGCCACATTTACTACCAGCATACTGTAACGGACTTAACTAAAACCCAAAGATAATTATTAAATTACAGAAAAGGTTAAATCTGATAACAGTAAATCAGAGCACGAATATTTCAAGTTTACATTTCCGATATGCAGAGCATGTGTATAACCACAGTTGGTATGAAAGTATGTTTCTctcttcaaaaaaaacaaaaaccagccgGCATCTTACGCTTTTTCGTGATTGACATCTCGTAGTCTCCTTCCACTGAGATCCCGGCAAGCTTCTCGATTAGTTGTCTTCTCAATCTGAGCACCAAGCGCTCGGAGCATAGAGCCAAAACCTGAGCAAATATATTTGGAGAAAGCAGGTTAAAAAGCGTTCaaggggactggcctggtggcatagtggtcgggttcgtgcactccactttggcagcctggggttctcaggttggaatcccaggcatggacctacacactgttcaccaagccatgctgtggcagcatcctacgtacaaaaaatagaggaagattgccacagctgttagctcagggaaaatcttcctcaactcaacagcaaaagacgttagcttagggccaatcttgctcatccaaaaaaaaaaaaaaagtgttcaagGATGGATAAATGCCAGATTTGTGAAAATAGTATTACATCATAAGATTAAAGgtgatttctgctttctttctttttaaagaaaatagacatCAAGATTCTAACCCAGACAGCAAAGGCAAAAGTATTGATAAACTTGCTTCAACCTCATGCCTTTTGCCCTTCCTCTTATATTTCTGAAATACTGTACCTGTACCATTGGGATCTTTTAGAGGGCTTTACCCAGTGCCAGACATCCCAAGATTCCAAgattaataagtaaaattatatgATGAGATTTTGCAGtgagtttaaaaagaaaggcaattttAAGCTGTCACTGGCTGATATGACAAACTTCATTCTTATTGACACAATTTCAAACAGCAGGATGATTAAAATGTGAGATGTCAGCTCTCTGAAAACCAAACAAATCACTGTCGATTTTGAGAAAGCTTAGGGATTACATGTTAGTGTATCAGGAGAAAGATCAAGACCTGCTCACACAATCACCCCTTGGCATCGCGGAGGATGGGTTCCAGGACTCCCTGGCAGATATGGATACCAAAATACCCCGATGCTCAAGCCCCTTATATAAAACAGCAGAGCACTGTGCATAACCTACATCCACCCTCCCGtacactttaaatcatctctagattagtTATAACACCCAACACAATGTAAATGCTACGTAAATATCGGTTAGGGTATAAC contains:
- the SDE2 gene encoding splicing regulator SDE2 isoform X2, translating into MLRALGAQIEKTTNREACRDLSGRRLRDVNHEKAMAEWVKQQAEREAEKEQRRLERLQRKLTEPRHCFSSPDYQQQCHEMAERLEDSVLKGMQAASSKMVSAEIGDSRKRPNTSGADGGARAGKKKCFWLGMEGLETVEGSSSESSDDDSEEAPGTSGTSCHIPKNGSDGAEMAAEFPSSSQGARVLSTDSTLPEKARTLASDSGNGVSEDTCPELGETSAKEDVERKMAAETEETQEEKEAGSKGAVGKEAVGAGLNKEEETKERTDEGRAAQVSLGGERENVPMAELGRSQSGSTGVGLETVDLLAFSSVAEVESLGLERLKCELMALGLKCGGTLQERAARLFSVRGLAREQIDPALFAKPAKGKKR
- the SDE2 gene encoding splicing regulator SDE2 isoform X1, with the translated sequence MAETAALVWVRGPGFGCKAVRWGSAPCSVRDFIHRHCHDLGVPVDCFFVKCNGSLVNSSDTVQRGAVYSLEPRLCGGKGGFGSMLRALGAQIEKTTNREACRDLSGRRLRDVNHEKAMAEWVKQQAEREAEKEQRRLERLQRKLTEPRHCFSSPDYQQQCHEMAERLEDSVLKGMQAASSKMVSAEIGDSRKRPNTSGADGGARAGKKKCFWLGMEGLETVEGSSSESSDDDSEEAPGTSGTSCHIPKNGSDGAEMAAEFPSSSQGARVLSTDSTLPEKARTLASDSGNGVSEDTCPELGETSAKEDVERKMAAETEETQEEKEAGSKGAVGKEAVGAGLNKEEETKERTDEGRAAQVSLGGERENVPMAELGRSQSGSTGVGLETVDLLAFSSVAEVESLGLERLKCELMALGLKCGGTLQERAARLFSVRGLAREQIDPALFAKPAKGKKR